In Pedobacter sp. SL55, the following proteins share a genomic window:
- a CDS encoding MFS transporter, with translation MDLQKSTTAPIISTSNRIKAIVGGSVGNLVEWYDWYAYAAFAIYFSASFFPNGDQTAQLLNTAGIFAVGFLMRPIGGWLFGTIADKVGRKKAMTTSVLLMSFGSLLIALTPNYATIGIFAPILLLVARLLQGLSVGGEYGVSATYLSEMATADRRGFYSSFQYVTLIGGQLTALGIQLILQKWILTNAQLHEWGWRIPFVIGAVLSVIALYLRKSLHETESFEKSSEKLREQKSKKGSVGELLKHPKALLTVVGLTLGGTLAFYTYTTYMQKFLVNTVLLSKQEATLISFLSLLIFACLQPFFGLLSDKIGRRPLLLGFGILGTLFTVPLLTALGKTTNLWEAFAYLIAALIIVSGYTSINAVVKAELFPTNIRALGVGLPYAITVAVFGGSAEYVALWFKQHQVEHYYYWYITGCIAFSLIVYIFMKDTKKSSLLNKD, from the coding sequence ATGGATTTACAAAAAAGTACCACAGCACCGATAATTTCAACCAGCAATCGTATCAAAGCCATTGTTGGCGGTTCTGTAGGTAATTTGGTAGAATGGTACGATTGGTATGCCTATGCTGCCTTTGCTATCTATTTTTCAGCGTCATTTTTTCCTAACGGAGATCAAACGGCCCAGTTGCTAAATACCGCAGGCATTTTTGCAGTTGGTTTTTTAATGCGCCCAATAGGCGGTTGGCTGTTTGGCACCATAGCCGATAAGGTGGGTCGCAAAAAAGCAATGACCACCTCTGTTTTACTAATGTCTTTTGGTTCGTTGCTCATTGCTTTAACACCTAACTATGCAACTATTGGCATTTTTGCACCTATATTGCTATTAGTTGCTCGGTTGTTGCAGGGGCTAAGCGTTGGCGGCGAATACGGTGTTTCGGCTACTTATTTAAGCGAAATGGCAACAGCCGATAGAAGGGGCTTTTATTCGAGTTTTCAGTATGTAACGTTGATAGGAGGGCAGTTAACCGCATTGGGCATTCAGCTTATTTTGCAAAAATGGATTTTAACCAATGCACAATTGCACGAATGGGGCTGGCGCATTCCCTTTGTAATTGGAGCCGTACTTTCGGTAATTGCATTATACCTCAGAAAGAGTTTGCACGAAACAGAATCGTTTGAAAAAAGTAGCGAAAAGTTGCGGGAACAAAAAAGTAAAAAAGGTTCGGTAGGAGAGCTGTTGAAACACCCCAAAGCGTTGCTTACAGTAGTTGGATTGACCCTCGGAGGTACGCTGGCATTCTACACTTATACCACTTACATGCAAAAATTTTTGGTAAATACTGTGCTGCTGAGTAAGCAAGAGGCAACGTTAATCTCCTTTCTGTCTTTGCTCATTTTTGCCTGTTTACAACCATTTTTTGGCTTGCTTTCTGATAAAATTGGCCGTAGGCCTTTGCTGCTGGGTTTTGGCATTTTGGGTACGCTGTTTACTGTGCCGTTGTTAACAGCTTTGGGTAAAACCACCAACTTATGGGAAGCATTTGCCTACCTCATTGCCGCATTGATTATCGTTTCTGGATACACGTCAATTAATGCAGTGGTTAAAGCAGAATTGTTTCCAACCAATATTAGAGCATTGGGCGTTGGCTTACCCTACGCTATTACGGTAGCGGTTTTTGGTGGCTCTGCCGAATACGTGGCGCTGTGGTTTAAGCAGCATCAGGTAGAACATTATTACTATTGGTATATTACCGGTTGTATCGCTTTCTCATTGATTGTTTATATTTTCATGAAAGACACCAAGAAAAGTTCATTGTTGAATAAAGACTAG
- a CDS encoding MFS transporter — protein MNQPPTHIDTTKKLLPIILATSIFMQMLDSTILNTSLPTIAQDLNESPLNMQNAIISYVLTLALFMPVSGFLADKFGTRKIFIASLILFAAGSLFCSLSQNLMQLVFARVLQGIGGSLMTPVGKLALIKTFPKNELLKAMNFAIIPALIGPVLGPLVGGYMVDYLSWHWIFLINIPIGLVGIILSIKYMPDYKSSIIDFDLKGFLIFAAASLLLSIALEMFGNTAHITPVLSVFFLGFLMLYFYYRHASRDKDAIFPLNLFQVRTFRVGIVGSLATRLGISSVPLLLPMMIQIAFGQSAVTSGWIVAPMALTAMLAKSKVIKILNKFGYRTTLMVNTFMIGVLICCMAIPVIDNSIYWYMPIIALLGFFNSIQFTAMNSISIADLRHYHTSSGNSLASVNQQLAIGFGVAFGLIVLKIFQGDVKLIHNEIHNAFRYTFLVIGGLTILSGLVFRRLHFKDGENMRAKE, from the coding sequence ATGAATCAACCGCCTACCCATATCGATACCACTAAAAAGCTGCTGCCCATCATCTTGGCGACATCCATTTTTATGCAGATGTTGGATTCTACCATCTTGAATACTTCGCTGCCAACCATTGCCCAAGATTTAAACGAATCGCCGCTTAATATGCAGAATGCCATTATCAGCTATGTGCTTACCCTGGCACTTTTTATGCCGGTAAGTGGTTTTTTGGCCGATAAATTCGGTACGAGAAAGATTTTTATCGCCTCGCTCATCTTGTTTGCAGCGGGCTCTCTGTTTTGTTCGCTTTCGCAAAATTTAATGCAATTGGTGTTTGCCCGTGTTTTACAAGGTATTGGTGGTAGCTTAATGACCCCCGTGGGCAAATTGGCACTCATTAAAACTTTTCCTAAAAACGAGCTGCTCAAAGCCATGAACTTTGCCATTATCCCCGCTTTAATTGGTCCGGTTTTGGGGCCATTGGTGGGTGGCTATATGGTAGATTACCTTTCTTGGCATTGGATTTTCCTCATCAATATCCCTATCGGTTTAGTTGGTATTATTTTGAGCATCAAATACATGCCCGATTATAAATCTAGTATCATAGATTTTGATTTGAAAGGTTTCTTGATTTTTGCGGCGGCTTCTTTATTGCTATCTATAGCTTTAGAAATGTTCGGCAACACGGCACACATTACCCCCGTGCTATCGGTGTTTTTTCTTGGTTTTTTAATGTTGTATTTCTACTATAGGCACGCAAGCCGAGATAAGGATGCTATTTTTCCGTTGAACTTGTTTCAAGTACGCACTTTTAGGGTGGGTATTGTGGGTAGTTTGGCTACGCGTTTAGGCATTAGTTCGGTGCCGTTGTTGCTGCCTATGATGATACAAATTGCCTTTGGACAATCGGCAGTTACCTCTGGTTGGATTGTTGCGCCAATGGCACTTACCGCTATGTTGGCCAAGTCTAAAGTCATCAAAATCCTCAACAAATTTGGTTATCGTACCACCTTAATGGTCAATACTTTTATGATTGGGGTTTTAATTTGTTGCATGGCCATCCCAGTAATCGATAATTCCATTTATTGGTATATGCCTATCATCGCTTTGCTAGGTTTTTTCAATTCTATACAATTTACGGCCATGAATTCTATCTCTATTGCCGATTTACGGCATTACCATACTAGTAGTGGTAACTCTTTGGCTTCGGTAAATCAGCAGCTGGCCATTGGTTTTGGCGTTGCATTTGGTCTAATTGTATTGAAAATTTTTCAAGGCGATGTAAAATTGATCCATAACGAAATCCACAATGCTTTTCGCTATACGTTTTTGGTTATTGGTGGCTTAACCATCCTATCGGGATTGGTTTTTAGGAGGTTGCATTTTAAGGATGGAGAAAACATGAGGGCAAAGGAATAG
- a CDS encoding DUF2200 domain-containing protein yields MKSNNEKVYKMSFASVYPHYVTKVEKKGRTVAELNEVIYWLTGYSENALQQHIDTKTNFQDFFAEAKLNENATKITGVICGYRIEEIEDEVMRQVRYLDKLVDELAKGKAMEKILRK; encoded by the coding sequence ATGAAAAGCAACAACGAAAAAGTGTACAAAATGTCTTTTGCTAGTGTATACCCGCATTACGTTACCAAGGTAGAAAAGAAAGGCCGTACCGTAGCCGAACTAAATGAAGTAATCTATTGGCTAACTGGTTACAGCGAGAACGCTTTACAACAACACATTGATACCAAAACTAATTTCCAGGACTTTTTTGCAGAAGCTAAGTTAAATGAAAATGCCACCAAAATTACGGGTGTAATTTGCGGCTATCGTATCGAAGAAATTGAAGACGAAGTAATGCGCCAAGTGCGTTACCTAGATAAACTGGTTGATGAGCTGGCCAAAGGGAAAGCAATGGAAAAGATCTTGAGAAAATAA
- a CDS encoding peroxiredoxin family protein, which yields MCVGRFWASWCVPCRAENPHLLKAYGELKDKNFEIVGVSLDDKREPWLKAVEQDKLPWTQVSDVKGFKTEVAVRFGISAIPQNFLIDPSGKIIAKDLRGEDVNKKIAAYIK from the coding sequence ATATGTGTTGGTAGATTTTGGGCTAGTTGGTGCGTACCGTGTAGAGCAGAAAACCCACACCTATTAAAAGCTTACGGAGAACTAAAAGACAAAAACTTTGAAATTGTAGGCGTTTCTTTAGACGATAAAAGAGAACCTTGGTTAAAAGCAGTAGAACAAGACAAACTACCCTGGACACAAGTAAGCGACGTTAAAGGCTTCAAAACCGAGGTAGCGGTAAGGTTTGGCATCTCAGCCATTCCGCAAAATTTCTTGATAGACCCGAGCGGAAAAATCATAGCTAAAGATTTACGGGGCGAAGATGTAAACAAGAAAATTGCTGCTTACATTAAATAA
- a CDS encoding DUF4369 domain-containing protein, which translates to MKKIILAALISSAISAKAQDKFNITGTLSGVGNDKMILLSFTNSEGKSAKDSANVMNGKFTISGTTAYGNRAYLELKPIVKDTSKRRMVDYQEFYLEKGNTVVAGTDKIATATISGTKVQAENLAYHAQMDPLQAEYKKIVDRFYKARAAKDSVELKKISEDAKPVMAKMESTLDDFIKNNPDSYMTADLVLGNRMAVVDLEKFEPIYNSLSKRVLASFTGKKITDKYNKAKNIAIGKQVDFTLPDVKGNEFKLSSLKGKYVLVDFGLVGAYRVEQKTHTY; encoded by the coding sequence ATGAAAAAAATAATTTTAGCTGCATTAATATCATCTGCAATTAGCGCAAAGGCGCAAGATAAATTTAACATTACTGGCACCCTTTCTGGCGTTGGAAACGACAAAATGATTTTGCTGTCATTTACCAACAGCGAAGGCAAAAGCGCTAAGGATAGTGCTAATGTTATGAATGGCAAATTTACCATTTCGGGAACAACAGCCTACGGCAACAGGGCTTATTTAGAACTTAAGCCTATTGTAAAAGATACGAGCAAGAGAAGAATGGTAGATTATCAAGAATTCTATCTCGAAAAAGGAAATACGGTTGTTGCTGGCACAGATAAAATTGCTACCGCAACCATTTCTGGCACTAAAGTACAAGCCGAAAACTTGGCCTATCATGCACAAATGGACCCATTACAAGCCGAATACAAAAAAATAGTAGATCGTTTTTACAAAGCTAGAGCGGCGAAAGATTCTGTGGAGCTTAAAAAGATTTCAGAAGATGCAAAACCTGTGATGGCTAAAATGGAATCAACATTAGATGATTTCATTAAAAACAACCCAGACTCGTACATGACCGCAGATTTAGTTTTGGGCAATAGAATGGCTGTGGTTGATTTGGAAAAGTTTGAACCCATTTACAACAGTTTGAGCAAAAGAGTGCTTGCCAGCTTTACTGGCAAAAAAATAACCGACAAGTACAACAAGGCAAAAAACATTGCCATTGGTAAACAAGTAGATTTTACATTGCCTGATGTTAAAGGAAACGAGTTTAAATTATCGTCTCTTAAAGGAAAATATGTGTTGGTAGATTTTGGGCTAGTTGGTGCGTACCGTGTAGAGCAGAAAACCCACACCTATTAA
- a CDS encoding TlpA disulfide reductase family protein — MKKLFLMLSLLPFLAAAQQSYILTGKLPAVKTPTKAYLTFLKNGAWVETDSTEVKNGKFQFTGTLDEPKDVILAVRPTTTGKRDYISFILENSKITLESKSTLANALVTGSVAEKENSEREAMIKPLTEKIMSLQKEYGKKNKDGQFEKPIEIRKKAGDAVSMLVAEIKNTNRKFVESHLNSYAGLSAYNLYILDSKFVAKEEEPLFNRFSAALKSSPLGKRTLEKIEIGKRRQEGSKATDFTQNDQNGKPFTLSSLRGKYVLVDFWASWCVPCRAENPNVVKAYNALKGDKFEIVSVSLDAGKEQWLAAIETDGMPWIHVSDLKYWKNEVAVMYGINSVPQNILLDPTGVIVAKNLRGENLTELLKNYIK, encoded by the coding sequence ATGAAAAAATTATTCTTAATGTTGTCGCTGCTGCCATTTTTGGCGGCAGCCCAACAATCTTACATCCTTACGGGTAAACTACCAGCTGTAAAAACACCTACAAAAGCCTACCTCACATTCCTTAAAAACGGTGCTTGGGTAGAAACTGATTCTACTGAAGTGAAGAATGGAAAATTTCAGTTTACCGGAACTTTGGACGAACCTAAAGATGTAATACTTGCCGTTAGGCCCACAACTACCGGGAAAAGAGATTACATCAGTTTTATCCTAGAAAACTCAAAAATTACTTTAGAAAGTAAAAGCACCTTAGCAAATGCCCTTGTTACGGGATCGGTTGCTGAAAAAGAAAATAGCGAACGCGAAGCGATGATTAAACCGTTGACTGAAAAAATCATGTCGCTACAAAAAGAGTATGGCAAGAAAAATAAAGATGGACAGTTTGAGAAACCTATAGAAATTAGAAAAAAAGCCGGGGATGCCGTTTCTATGCTGGTTGCAGAAATTAAAAACACTAACAGAAAATTTGTAGAAAGCCACCTGAACTCTTACGCTGGCTTATCTGCCTACAACCTTTACATACTCGATAGCAAATTTGTAGCTAAAGAAGAAGAGCCGCTTTTTAACCGCTTTTCTGCTGCACTAAAATCATCGCCACTGGGCAAACGTACTTTAGAGAAAATTGAGATTGGCAAACGCCGCCAAGAAGGTTCTAAAGCAACAGATTTTACGCAAAACGACCAAAATGGCAAACCTTTTACCCTATCCTCATTAAGAGGGAAATATGTGTTGGTAGATTTTTGGGCGAGCTGGTGTGTACCCTGTAGAGCAGAAAACCCCAATGTGGTAAAAGCTTACAATGCACTTAAAGGAGATAAATTTGAAATTGTTAGCGTATCTCTTGATGCCGGAAAAGAACAATGGTTGGCAGCTATTGAAACTGATGGCATGCCGTGGATACACGTAAGTGATTTAAAATATTGGAAAAACGAGGTGGCGGTAATGTACGGCATCAACTCGGTACCACAAAATATTTTGTTAGATCCCACCGGTGTGATTGTGGCCAAGAATTTAAGAGGCGAAAATCTTACCGAATTATTAAAAAATTACATCAAGTAA
- a CDS encoding discoidin domain-containing protein: MLPLTITSVDGKPQDPVTRRVVYYVFNTGEALYVDHTGYAPTATASSTAGTNTASRAIDANISGTYWASATTAALPQWINIDYGRNVTFSGLDYFFPTAVTPAVGGYTTSAKIETSTDNTNWTDRGTYAIDVNNAAKKQTLNLPAPATGRYVRFTILAATPYSNTFSIGFVAGILLRN, translated from the coding sequence GTGCTACCTTTAACCATTACTTCTGTTGATGGAAAGCCACAAGACCCGGTAACAAGAAGAGTAGTGTATTATGTTTTCAATACGGGCGAAGCACTATATGTAGACCATACTGGCTACGCACCTACCGCTACGGCCTCTTCAACTGCAGGTACAAATACAGCCAGCAGAGCCATAGACGCAAATATCAGTGGAACCTATTGGGCCAGTGCTACAACCGCAGCTTTGCCACAATGGATCAACATTGATTATGGCCGCAACGTTACCTTTTCTGGTTTAGATTACTTCTTCCCAACTGCAGTAACCCCAGCTGTTGGAGGTTATACTACCTCTGCTAAAATAGAAACCAGTACAGACAACACCAATTGGACCGATAGAGGAACCTATGCGATAGACGTTAATAACGCAGCTAAAAAGCAAACATTAAATTTACCAGCACCAGCTACCGGTAGATATGTGCGTTTTACTATTTTGGCTGCCACACCATACTCTAACACCTTTAGCATTGGCTTTGTGGCTGGCATTCTACTGAGGAATTAA
- a CDS encoding DUF1735 domain-containing protein, whose protein sequence is MNTYQLNILAVCVMALSIISCKKDNAGREALEEGRVTFDLPATTDVVTTSLNIKEVTLISTEMKATLQGGASSDVHYVTFAPDTTKIVDYRLKYGNSAILLPTKSYLFYKPIVAIPAGSNVSEAAVLNLSFQTTLRPLSTLRATFNHYFC, encoded by the coding sequence ATGAATACATATCAATTAAATATACTGGCAGTGTGCGTGATGGCATTGTCAATTATATCGTGCAAAAAAGATAATGCTGGCCGAGAAGCGCTAGAAGAAGGGCGTGTAACTTTTGACCTACCCGCGACTACAGATGTAGTAACGACTTCCCTGAATATCAAAGAAGTTACATTGATAAGCACTGAAATGAAAGCGACATTACAAGGGGGCGCTTCTTCTGACGTACACTATGTGACATTTGCGCCAGATACTACCAAAATTGTGGATTACAGGTTAAAATATGGCAATAGTGCCATACTACTTCCCACTAAGAGTTATTTGTTTTACAAGCCCATAGTGGCCATTCCGGCCGGGAGCAATGTTTCTGAAGCAGCGGTGCTTAACCTTAGTTTCCAAACTACTTTAAGACCACTTAGTACTTTACGTGCTACCTTTAACCATTACTTCTGTTGA
- a CDS encoding RagB/SusD family nutrient uptake outer membrane protein, protein MKKFQYIAAQLLLCCLVFSGCDKYLDVEPKGKQLLKTTGDYDLWLNNSKLVTETNADNILNLMTDNIDLVTVNNPPTSLGDLIYTWAPQFTNDVNSLAYLWGEHYNRINLFNTVLLGIDAAQGGTDSQKKSLRAEALLGRAHSYFYLVNEYGKPYDAATAATDLAVPFVTSDDVSKKSPPRSTVAEIYKHIIDDINEAIPNLPQDNSNARFRGSKGAAYSVLARVYLYRREYAEALRYAELALTNTRAVMIDYTNAATFPTTTNVVSHPDVIYGRSSAAYGLSISAELKNLFASNDARRTVLYYNWASTARGGTSFYAAAVTPAFQLTNSGTSVQEMHLIAAEGAARANSLTNALSHLNEVRRNRLTGTPITSRDFSSTDQNEILDEILKERRRELPFHGLRWFDMRRLDTENRMPVIIRTTAQNVEIARLEPHSNKYTLQIPIQVLAFNPDMVQNP, encoded by the coding sequence ATGAAAAAATTTCAATACATAGCCGCTCAACTTTTACTTTGCTGTTTAGTTTTTAGCGGTTGCGACAAATATTTGGATGTAGAACCCAAGGGTAAACAACTGTTAAAAACCACTGGCGACTATGATTTATGGTTAAACAATTCGAAACTTGTTACCGAAACCAATGCCGACAATATTTTGAATCTAATGACGGACAATATCGATTTAGTTACCGTCAACAATCCGCCTACTTCCCTTGGCGACCTTATTTACACCTGGGCGCCACAGTTTACCAATGATGTGAACTCGCTTGCGTATTTATGGGGAGAGCATTACAACCGAATTAACCTTTTTAACACGGTATTATTAGGTATTGATGCAGCACAGGGAGGCACAGATTCTCAGAAAAAAAGTCTAAGGGCAGAAGCTTTGCTTGGGCGTGCGCATTCTTATTTTTATTTGGTTAACGAATATGGTAAGCCTTATGATGCAGCAACAGCTGCTACCGATTTGGCTGTTCCTTTCGTTACGTCTGATGATGTGAGTAAGAAATCTCCTCCAAGAAGCACAGTTGCCGAAATCTATAAACATATCATAGACGATATCAACGAGGCTATCCCAAACCTTCCTCAAGATAATAGCAATGCAAGATTTAGGGGTTCTAAAGGGGCTGCTTACAGCGTATTAGCTCGTGTTTATTTATACAGAAGAGAATATGCAGAAGCGCTACGATACGCTGAATTAGCTTTAACTAATACCCGTGCCGTTATGATAGACTATACCAATGCTGCAACTTTCCCAACCACCACCAATGTGGTTTCCCATCCAGATGTGATCTATGGGCGGTCATCTGCTGCTTATGGGCTATCTATCTCTGCAGAATTAAAAAATCTATTTGCAAGTAACGATGCCCGTAGAACGGTTTTGTATTATAACTGGGCAAGTACGGCCAGAGGTGGAACTTCGTTTTATGCAGCTGCAGTTACCCCTGCTTTTCAGTTAACCAACTCTGGCACATCTGTACAAGAAATGCACTTAATTGCAGCCGAAGGTGCAGCAAGAGCAAATAGCTTAACCAATGCGCTTAGCCACTTAAATGAGGTTCGTAGAAATCGTCTCACAGGCACACCTATTACTAGCAGAGATTTTAGCTCTACCGACCAAAATGAGATACTAGATGAGATACTAAAGGAACGAAGACGAGAATTACCTTTTCATGGTTTACGATGGTTTGATATGCGCAGGCTGGATACAGAAAACAGGATGCCAGTAATCATTAGAACCACAGCTCAGAATGTGGAAATAGCTAGGTTAGAACCTCATAGTAATAAATACACACTGCAGATACCGATACAGGTATTGGCATTCAATCCAGACATGGTCCAAAACCCATAA
- a CDS encoding SusC/RagA family TonB-linked outer membrane protein, which produces MQTDYTKIFPTPKGKLSKLLLMMKLTTFILMISLIQVNAATFAQKLNLVQSPVTIEKVLREIKKQTNYNVLVESTNFNTNTKINANFVNTSLEKVMETLLSGSEMTYVIENKNIIIKHKPKSFFERVVENFLTIDVTGRVVDSLTNRPLAGASIILKNSNKGVTSGADGSFSLANVDENAVIVIRYTGYKTREVKAAKNLGTILLSFDVGELKEIGVTVNTGYQRIKPEQSTGAIAQISTKEYESRVSSNFLDGLVNRLPGLMINNTVNFTSTSPDGTQSSRPLFNIRGISTMSANQSPLIVVDGYPTELTLEMIDPNEIKSVTILKDAAAATVYGVRASNGVIIIERKQAEPGAAQFNFRTTLGLTPEENYSRYRWDPEASSINANYLRERQALIVTPNSWGQLFAPSSSTGGNVRRSIPFYILAQQAAGIISNEQAESSFAELENYDNIKDYNRLFLRTAATQTHTLNVSGGTPNALYYITANYTGNRNNQIMNDNNRLLLTGRTTLKLAKRLSLELTTEYQEQRNNGAPVPIPFLIAPYERYEDVNGNPAAIISQSFAPVYNNLIQAQGLLDQNYYPLVDANLISDKTRTLNYKTIANFNYSIGKGFNLLFGGVYENSNSEYKYLARQGSSVINAWVNNYTVTPTAAQPTLAFKRNIPDGDFLRQRNTNSRSYTGRAQLNYDKKIGNHSLNGIIGAEIRSVLNQGNLASYFGYNDQSLLQQ; this is translated from the coding sequence ATGCAAACAGACTATACTAAAATTTTTCCAACGCCAAAAGGCAAACTATCGAAACTACTATTGATGATGAAACTAACCACTTTCATATTAATGATTTCGCTAATTCAGGTTAATGCGGCAACTTTTGCCCAGAAATTAAACCTGGTACAATCTCCCGTAACAATTGAAAAGGTGCTACGAGAAATTAAAAAGCAAACCAATTACAACGTACTGGTAGAAAGCACAAATTTTAACACCAATACAAAGATCAATGCCAACTTTGTGAATACTTCGCTTGAGAAGGTAATGGAAACATTACTTAGCGGCAGCGAAATGACCTATGTTATTGAAAATAAAAACATTATAATTAAGCACAAGCCTAAATCCTTTTTTGAGAGGGTGGTAGAAAATTTTTTAACGATAGACGTAACGGGCAGGGTAGTTGACTCACTAACCAACAGACCTTTGGCTGGAGCCTCTATCATTTTAAAAAACAGCAACAAAGGAGTAACTAGCGGGGCTGATGGCTCGTTCAGTTTGGCAAATGTTGATGAAAATGCAGTTATTGTAATTAGGTACACAGGCTATAAAACAAGAGAAGTAAAAGCAGCCAAAAACCTGGGTACTATTTTGTTAAGTTTTGATGTAGGCGAGCTAAAAGAAATTGGCGTTACGGTAAACACGGGCTACCAACGTATTAAGCCAGAGCAAAGCACTGGTGCCATAGCACAAATTAGCACTAAAGAGTATGAATCTAGGGTAAGCTCGAACTTTTTAGATGGTTTGGTAAACAGACTACCAGGTTTAATGATTAACAATACCGTTAATTTTACCAGTACCTCTCCAGATGGCACCCAATCATCAAGACCTTTATTCAATATCCGCGGTATCTCTACCATGTCGGCAAACCAAAGTCCGTTAATTGTGGTAGATGGTTACCCAACCGAATTGACCTTAGAAATGATCGATCCGAATGAGATCAAGTCGGTAACGATTTTGAAAGATGCCGCCGCCGCTACGGTATATGGCGTAAGAGCTTCAAATGGAGTAATTATCATCGAAAGAAAACAAGCCGAACCGGGTGCAGCGCAGTTCAATTTCAGAACTACCTTAGGTTTAACGCCTGAAGAGAATTATAGCCGCTACAGGTGGGATCCAGAGGCGTCAAGTATCAACGCTAATTATTTACGCGAAAGGCAAGCGCTCATTGTAACACCCAATAGTTGGGGACAATTGTTTGCGCCTAGTTCATCAACTGGCGGAAACGTACGCCGTTCTATCCCTTTCTATATCTTAGCGCAGCAAGCTGCTGGAATTATCTCAAATGAGCAGGCAGAAAGCTCTTTTGCAGAACTAGAAAACTACGATAACATTAAAGACTATAATCGATTATTCTTAAGAACAGCCGCTACCCAAACGCACACATTAAACGTTTCTGGGGGTACACCTAACGCATTGTACTACATCACGGCCAACTACACAGGCAATAGAAATAACCAAATTATGAATGATAATAATAGGTTATTGCTAACTGGTAGAACTACACTTAAATTGGCCAAACGACTAAGTTTAGAACTTACTACCGAGTATCAAGAACAACGCAATAACGGTGCTCCAGTACCTATCCCTTTTTTAATTGCACCTTACGAACGTTACGAAGATGTAAATGGCAATCCTGCAGCAATAATCTCACAAAGCTTTGCTCCAGTATATAATAACCTAATTCAAGCGCAGGGTTTGCTAGACCAAAACTATTACCCTTTAGTTGATGCCAACTTAATTAGTGACAAAACACGAACCCTAAACTATAAAACCATCGCCAATTTCAACTACAGTATTGGTAAAGGCTTTAATCTATTGTTCGGTGGTGTTTATGAAAATTCAAATTCGGAATATAAGTACTTGGCTCGCCAAGGCTCGTCGGTAATCAATGCTTGGGTTAACAACTACACCGTTACCCCTACAGCTGCACAACCTACATTGGCTTTTAAACGGAATATTCCCGACGGAGATTTTCTTCGCCAGCGCAACACTAATTCTAGGAGCTACACGGGACGTGCACAACTGAATTACGACAAAAAAATTGGCAACCATTCTCTAAATGGAATCATCGGTGCAGAGATTAGAAGCGTACTCAATCAGGGTAATCTAGCATCCTATTTCGGTTACAATGACCAAAGTTTATTGCAACAATAG
- a CDS encoding FecR family protein, giving the protein MKFGTSFNINSYTDETAVKTTLLEGSVRITNLNTKVQALLTPGQQAMINNDKLDTKNVETEDVVAWKNGYFMFNNETLASIMKRVSKWYDMEVIYHDESLKNKRFFGSISRYENISELLKTLQKTEVATFEIKGQQVIVNAE; this is encoded by the coding sequence TTGAAGTTTGGCACCTCATTTAACATCAACAGTTATACAGACGAAACAGCGGTAAAAACCACCTTGTTAGAGGGAAGTGTGCGTATAACCAATTTGAACACCAAAGTACAAGCATTACTTACACCAGGCCAACAGGCTATGATTAACAACGATAAGTTAGACACTAAAAACGTAGAAACAGAAGATGTGGTGGCTTGGAAAAATGGGTACTTTATGTTCAACAACGAAACCTTGGCCAGTATCATGAAGAGAGTATCTAAATGGTACGATATGGAAGTGATATATCACGATGAAAGCTTAAAAAACAAAAGGTTTTTTGGCTCTATTAGCCGTTATGAAAATATCTCTGAACTATTAAAAACATTACAAAAAACCGAAGTGGCCACTTTTGAAATTAAAGGCCAACAAGTAATTGTAAATGCCGAATGA